Below is a window of Myroides profundi DNA.
TGTTTTTGCTTACGGGCAAAAGAAAGAAACGCAAGAACAACTGGAGCGTAGAAAGCAGCAAATCTTAGTGGAGATAAATATTGTCAAAGATTTACTTAAAAAAGAAAAGACGAAAGAGAGAAATATTCTATTAGAAATAGATGAGAACAACCGTAAGATTAACTTAAATAAACAGTTAATAAACAATGTTCAAAAACAAATATCTGTAACAAACAGCAATATCTCTAAAACAGAAAAAGAGGTTAATACCCTAGAGGCAGAGTTGGCTAAACTTAGAAAAGACTATGCTGATCTAGTATTAAAATCATATAAAACGAAGTCTAGCCAAAGTAGACTGATGTTCGTATTATCATCAGACAACTTCCTTCAAGCTTATAAGCGAGTACAGTATATGAAGCAATATGCTGACTATAGAAAATCTCAAGCAGATGAGGTTAAGGCTAAGGCTGAATCTCTAAAAGAGGCACTAGCTAGACTAAGTACACAAAAAGCAAAACAGCAAAAGCTACTTACTGAACAACAACAGAACGAAAAGAACTTACAGGAGGATCTAGGAGAACAAAAGAACCTAATGTCTATCGTACAAAAAGATCAGCAAAAGTACAACCAACATATCAAGCAAAAGCAAGAGGAGACAAAGGCAATCGATAGAAAAATCAAGCAATTGATCAAAGAAGCGATTGAAGAAGCGAACCGTATCGCTAGAGAAAAAGCAGCTAAAGAAGGTAAGAAGACGACGAAGTCTACTGCTTCTACGAAGTCCGCTACTGCCTTTGAGCTTACTCCTGAAGGGAAAATCGTAGCAGATAACTTTAGAGCAAATCAAGGTAAGCTTCCTTGGCCAGTAGCTAAAGGATATATCTCTCTACCTTATGGAGATCAGCCTCACCCTGTACAGACTCAGCTGACGATACACAATAGTGGTGTAGAGATCACTACTGAGGCAGGCTCTAGAGCTAGAGCGGTATTCGGAGGGGATGTGCTTCAGGTACAGGTATTACCTGGTGGTAATAAAGCTGTATTAATACAACATGGAGATTATATAACTGTTTATCAAAACTTAGGTGAGGTATCTGTGAAAAAAGGAGATAAAGTAAGTCTAAAACAAGACATCGGGTCTATCAGTACTAATAGTAATGGTCAGACGGTGTTGAAGTTCTTACTGTCTCGAAATACTGATATCTATAACCCACAAAGTTGGTTGAGCAGAAGTAATTAATTCATATATCATACTATGAGTACACAGTCATCATTCAATATATTTAAATGGGTAAAAGAGAATAAAGATTTATTAAAACCACCTGTTGGCAATAAAAACATTTACCCTGAAGCGTCTGATTATATCATTATGGTCGTAGGTGGCCCTAATGCTAGAAAGGATTTTCACTATAATGAAGCTGAAGAATTCTTCTTTCAACTAGAGGGAACTATCTATATCGATATACAAGAGAATAACGAACGCAAGCGCATTACCTTAAACGAAGGTGACATCTATCTACTACCTGCTAAGGTACCTCACTCACCTATCCGTACAGAGAACTCTGTAGGTCTAGTGGTAGAGAAAAAGAGAAAAGACCCTGGTGCAAAAGATGGATTAATGTGGTTCTGCGAAAATTGTAATCATAAACTATATGAAGTCTATTTTGAATTGACAGATATAGAGAAAGATTTCTTACCTCATTTTAAACATTTCTACTCATCTGAAGAACTGAGAACCTGTAAGTGTTGTCAGACTGTGATGCCTACTAATACAAAATTCGTAGAGTAGTAGATTACTGTACATTACATTCCCTGTCATATTTTTTTTTATATTAGCAAGTAACAATCAATTACAAACTATAAATAAAAAAACAAATGACGACATCTAATAACCAATTTGGTATTTCGGAAGTATTAGAAAAATTAGGTCTTGTGGCAGAGAACAATGGTTCTTCTACAGGTCTTAACTCTTTTTCTAATGGTAGGATTATAGAATCTTATTCTCCTGTAGACGGTCAACTTATCGGAAAAGTAAAAGCTTCTACAAAAGAAGATTACCAAAAAGTAATGGCTACTGCAGAGGAGGCTTTTAAAAGCTGGAGACTAGTGCCTGCTCCTAAACGAGGCGAAATCGTAAGACAAATAGGTGAAGAACTTCGAAATAAAAAAGAATACTTAGGTAAGCTAGTATCATACGAGATGGGAAAAAGCCTTCAAGAAGGTCAAGGTGAGGTACAGGAGATGATCGACATCTGTGACTTCGCAGTAGGTCTATCTCGTCAGTTATACGGATTGACGATGCACTCTGAGCGTCCTATGCACCGTATGTTTGAACAGTGGCACCCTATCGGAGTGGTAGGTGTTATCTCTGCATTTAACTTCCCGGTAGCAGTATGGAGTTGGAATACCATGATCGCATGGGTATGTGGTGATGTGTGTATCTGGAAACCTAGTTCTAAAACACCATTATGTGGTGTAGCTTGTCAAAATATCGTAGCAGGCGTATTCAAGAAAAACAATATCCCTGAAGGTGTATGTAACCTAGTTATCGGTAATGAATGTGGTGATCTAATCAACACGGATCCTAGAATCCCGCTAGTGTCATTCACAGGGTCTACTCGTATTGGAAGACATGTATCTAAAACTGTAGCAGAACGCTTTGGTAATACTATCCTAGAACTTGGAGGTAATAATGCTATCATCGTATCTGAGCATGCTGATATCAACATGGTATTAGTAGGGGCTGTATTCGGAGCTGTAGGTACTGCAGGACAGCGCTGTACTAGTACGAGAAGGCTGATCGTACACGAGAGCGTATATGATAAAACAGTAGATGTACTACAAAAAGCATATGCTCAATTAAAAATAGGGAACCCATTAGACGCTACTAATCACGTAGGACCACTTATCGATAAAGCAGCTGTAAAAGATTACTTAGACGCTATCGAAAAGGCAAAAGCTGAAGGTGGTAAGGTCATCGTAGAAGGCGGTGTACTAGAAGGTGCTGGGTATGAGAGTGGATGTTATGTAAAACCATGTATCATAGAAGGTAAGAATACTTACGAAATTATACAGGCTGAGACATTCGCACCTATCTTATACATCATGAAGTACAAAGATATCGAAGAAGCTATCGCTATGCAAAACGGAGTGCCTCAAGGGCTATCTTCATCTATCTTCACGAATAGTATGAGAGAAATGGAGTTATTCTTATCTCATGCAGGCTCTGACTGTGGTATCGCTAATGTGAATATAGGTACATCTGGTGCTGAGATTGGTGGAGCATTCGGTGGTGAGAAAGAGACTGGTGGAGGAAGAGAGTCTGGATCAGACGCATGGAAAGCTTATATGAGAAGACAGACGAATACAATCAACTATGGTACAGAGCTACCATTAGCACAAGGTATTAAATTTGACTTCTAGTCTATACTTATAAAAATAGAGGGTGCTTACTAACTGTAAGCACCCTCTATTTTATTCTATAATCTAGGTGTTTAGAATCTATATCCTAAGTTAATCCCTGCATTAAACTCAATAGCAGAGAATCTGTCATTCACTTCACTACTAAAGTTTCTCGCGATATCTGCAAAAGGATGAATCGTGAATGAATCTCCTAAAGCCCACTTATACCCGAAGCCTACTCCAAAGATGAAGCTATTCATATCTACTTTAGTTCTGATAGATGTATCAGCTGCTTCTGACCATAGGTTTTCTTTAAAATCTCCAAAGCGGTATTTCAAGAAAGGAGATACTACATAACCACTGCCATGTGCATCATTCCCTGACCCAAAATAGTAGTTATAGTTAACAACTAAACTGTTGGTATTAAACTTTTGGTTCTTTCCTCCTTTTTCTTTGTGGTAAGAAAAACGGTCGTTGATATTAAAATTAGCTCCTATCGACTGGTTGTGCCCAATAAAGTGCTCATACCCAATCTCTACTGATGCTAGTGCAAGTGTATTAAACACATTCACTTTTACTTCATTAACAGCCTGTGCTCTAGCTCCTACTGTACCTACTAAGAGTAATAGTACTAAATATATTTTCTTCATATAACAAGATTGTGTGTGACAAATATAATAAAAGTGTTTTTTATTTATGGTTCCTTCCCTCCTCATCTGGGTATAGCTCAG
It encodes the following:
- a CDS encoding murein hydrolase activator EnvC family protein, which translates into the protein MRRAYLSLLLICTVFAYGQKKETQEQLERRKQQILVEINIVKDLLKKEKTKERNILLEIDENNRKINLNKQLINNVQKQISVTNSNISKTEKEVNTLEAELAKLRKDYADLVLKSYKTKSSQSRLMFVLSSDNFLQAYKRVQYMKQYADYRKSQADEVKAKAESLKEALARLSTQKAKQQKLLTEQQQNEKNLQEDLGEQKNLMSIVQKDQQKYNQHIKQKQEETKAIDRKIKQLIKEAIEEANRIAREKAAKEGKKTTKSTASTKSATAFELTPEGKIVADNFRANQGKLPWPVAKGYISLPYGDQPHPVQTQLTIHNSGVEITTEAGSRARAVFGGDVLQVQVLPGGNKAVLIQHGDYITVYQNLGEVSVKKGDKVSLKQDIGSISTNSNGQTVLKFLLSRNTDIYNPQSWLSRSN
- a CDS encoding 3-hydroxyanthranilate 3,4-dioxygenase — protein: MSTQSSFNIFKWVKENKDLLKPPVGNKNIYPEASDYIIMVVGGPNARKDFHYNEAEEFFFQLEGTIYIDIQENNERKRITLNEGDIYLLPAKVPHSPIRTENSVGLVVEKKRKDPGAKDGLMWFCENCNHKLYEVYFELTDIEKDFLPHFKHFYSSEELRTCKCCQTVMPTNTKFVE
- the amaB gene encoding L-piperidine-6-carboxylate dehydrogenase, which encodes MTTSNNQFGISEVLEKLGLVAENNGSSTGLNSFSNGRIIESYSPVDGQLIGKVKASTKEDYQKVMATAEEAFKSWRLVPAPKRGEIVRQIGEELRNKKEYLGKLVSYEMGKSLQEGQGEVQEMIDICDFAVGLSRQLYGLTMHSERPMHRMFEQWHPIGVVGVISAFNFPVAVWSWNTMIAWVCGDVCIWKPSSKTPLCGVACQNIVAGVFKKNNIPEGVCNLVIGNECGDLINTDPRIPLVSFTGSTRIGRHVSKTVAERFGNTILELGGNNAIIVSEHADINMVLVGAVFGAVGTAGQRCTSTRRLIVHESVYDKTVDVLQKAYAQLKIGNPLDATNHVGPLIDKAAVKDYLDAIEKAKAEGGKVIVEGGVLEGAGYESGCYVKPCIIEGKNTYEIIQAETFAPILYIMKYKDIEEAIAMQNGVPQGLSSSIFTNSMREMELFLSHAGSDCGIANVNIGTSGAEIGGAFGGEKETGGGRESGSDAWKAYMRRQTNTINYGTELPLAQGIKFDF
- a CDS encoding DUF3575 domain-containing protein, which translates into the protein MKKIYLVLLLLVGTVGARAQAVNEVKVNVFNTLALASVEIGYEHFIGHNQSIGANFNINDRFSYHKEKGGKNQKFNTNSLVVNYNYYFGSGNDAHGSGYVVSPFLKYRFGDFKENLWSEAADTSIRTKVDMNSFIFGVGFGYKWALGDSFTIHPFADIARNFSSEVNDRFSAIEFNAGINLGYRF